The DNA segment ACTGAACACATGCTGGGTCATGTTCTTTAATCACAATGGAATTAAGTTATAAACCAGTAACTAAAAAAATTACTAACAAATCCcccaatttttagaaattaagcaatgtatttctaaaataaacccATGGGACAAAGAAGATATCACAAtggaaatcaaaaatattttgaattgaaatGATAGTGAAAACATGATATACCAAAACTTGTGGGATATAGCTGAAGTCATGTGCTACAAACTGAATGCCTGtgcccctcaaaattcatgttgaaaccTAATGCCCAACAtgatggtatctggaggtggggcctttgggaggtgatcaggtcatgATGGGGGAGCCCTAATAAATGGGATTTGTGCTATTACAAAAAAGATGCCAAAGAGCTAGCCTGCCCCTTCTGCCATGCAAGGTTACAGTGAGAACACCACCATCACTGAGTCctcagacactgaatctgccagtgcCACGACCTTGGACTTCACAGCATCTACAACtgtgaaaaataagtatttatttcttgTAAGTCATCCAGTTTATGACACTTTTGTTATTGTGGCCCATATGGATTAAGGTTCTACACTTAGAAATTTATAACCTTAAACACatacaggagaaaagaaagacttaaaaaacaaGTATTCATCCCAAGAAGCTAGAAGACATGCCACGTACATTGACTGGAAGACAAAATACTATAAAGATTtcaattctctccaaattgatgtatagattcagtgcaattccaatCGAAACTAGGAGGTTTCTTCTTGGAAACTGAGAGCCAATTCCCAAATTTATGTGGGATTTTAGGGGCCAAGAATAGCCAAGATAATTCTGAAGACCTATACCAAAGTTACCAAAACTTATAGTAATAAACCCCTGGTACCAGCACAAAGacaaacagaccaatggaacagaacagaatccAGAAAACAGGTCCACAGTGGACCCCAAAATCCACTACAATACAATGGGAAAAGAGTGGTCTTCAAGAAGTGGTACTGGATAAACTGGATAcccatgtggaaaaaaaaaagaaatcaagtatgGCCTCTgtttcacaccatacacacaaacAAGTTCCAGATGGACTGAAATTCTGACcaaagtaaaaactaaaataaagcttttagaaaataatactgAGTATCTACACGATCTTAAGTTAGGCAAAGgtttattaaaaggaaatgaggatgGTAAGCATAAAGTTAGATTCCTAAGTCAAACTTCATTAAAAGGAAGACTTTCTTTTCATCACAAGATGCCATAGAAAGTAAAAAAGGCAAATCTTTACGAGAAGATTCAGAATACAGACACACAACAAAAAActcatatccaaaatatgtaaagaactctacAATTTAATACAAGATACAACCCAATGAAAATTTTGCAAAAGGCTTGAAAAGTTCACTTCATAACAGAAGATTTTTCAAGTGTCCAATCAGGTACTTAAAATCATTAGTTATTAGGCAAATGCAAATTCATCCACAATGATTTACTATTATACTCTCACTAgaatgacacatttttaaaattcacaatatCAAGTATTGGTAAAGATGCTGGGAAACCTTACACACtattgctgggaatgtaaaattggtacaatcactttCAAATACTGTTTGGCAGTATTTACTAAAGGTAATTTGcataccctgtgacccagcaattcaatAGTAAAGCGTATTTTTTAcatcaaaagataaaaacaaaaacgttcacagcagcactattcttAATAGCCTCAAAGTGAAACAAGCCAAATAACCTAAATATCACCAACAGTACAGTAAGTAAGTAAGTTGTGGGATTTTTCTAAAATGGAACCaactatacagcaataaaaaggaatgaccaCAGCACGCaccaatatggatgaatctcacagagATAACAttcagcaaaagaagccagacataacaGAGTTTACACTTTTTAGATTTACATGAAGTTCGAAACCAAATAAAACCAATGTATGGTAACAGAAACCAGAACAGTGGCTGAGGGAACAGAAGGACACAAGAGGGAGCCTTCTGGGCACTGAAAATAATCTGTATTCTGATCTATGTTGTACTTACCAGGAGGTGTTCATTCTGTAAAAAGGGCTTCAAATTTGTGCCctttatacacaaacacacacacgcacacatacatatatattttttactttaataaaaaaagtgaaggaaggcagagagggaggaagagaagaaacaggggaaagggagagaaagaagaggagggaaggcaagaaaaagaaggcagGCTGACTTTAACCCATAGGCAATGATtggttactgacactttgaacaAGGAAATTTgtcatttaatgaaaaaatgcAGTGTTTTATGAAGATTTTCTTGGCTATACTTATTGAAGTATTAATACTAGAAGAGAACCAACTAGCAGACTGCTGCAATAATCCTGCCACCCAAATCACCTGGTAAAGGTTTAGGATGTGTGGCTAATACAGGAGCTACGGCAAGGGAGGTAGAGGAGAGGGAAGCACATAGACAATCTAAAGAAGAATCTGACAGGTCTTGCCAACTGGACCTGGACtagagagaaaactgaaaagaggGAGGAGTCAAAGTTTACTGTGAGGTTTCAAGTTGGGTAATAGATAGTGCTAATGACAAAAGTACCAGTGACTCAAGTCGGGCTGAGGTTGAGGTAACAAGCTCATGTCTATGAGGGCAGGTGAAGAGACTACTATAAAGAATTCACCTGGCCCATCAGCAATGCCTGCCAACTGTTAATGGATATCGGTATTAACTGACTCTACAGCTTTGATCATTTGAGGAATCAAGAACTGAAATTGATCCAGTAAGAGCACAGGTAAAACGCATTATACAGATTTGCTAATTCCCAGatcatgtttgttttttcccacTCTAGGAAAGCCTGCCAACATCAATCACCCTTCTACTCACTCTGGCTTGACGTTGTTTCAATTCGGCACTCAGTTTATCTCGCAGAAGTCTCAGTTTATGAATCTTGGTTCCAAGAGCACTTTCCACTGCCTGTTCTCTCTGTGGCTCTTCCAATTTTTTATGGGATTTACTTAGTTGAATCTCTAGTCTTTCCAAGTGAGCTAAAACACCTGAGGAAAGTAAACAGGGAATTTTCACAAGAAGTTAAGGATTTCTAACTCTGGCAACAGGAAGCATTTCAGGGAATAACAGAGGGTGACACTTTTCTTTAGAACTTTGTGGCCTGCCAACTTGTAGATGTTGGcaacaatttataaaacaaaaggaaCTGACAACAGAAGTCAATGATCAGCAACCTCTTAGGCCGAACACTGACCTACAAGCAGTTCCTGACCAAGACATTGTTCAAAGAGGGCATTACCTGAACCTAACTAATCTCAGTTATCCATAATAGTGATTTAAGGAAAACAGGGTCACCAAAATCACTGACTCtctcagaaactttttttaatgtagaattgttttttaaattgggttttaaGCGTgctttcccaaaatgctagtgcGTAACTCCGGATTTAGACATCCAAACAGACTTGAATAAATACTTTGAAGCTCTGAAAGCATCGGACTATAAAGGTATACACTAAAGAGAACTGTCCACCATTATTACTGGATACTAGAGAGGAAAACAAGCTCACTAATGGACAGAAGTTCAGGAGCAAATCTCAGTTTCCAAGAGACTGACTAAAGATCAATAGAGTAAAGGTCACAGTTTCATACTGCTAATCAATTCTAACAACAAAGTATCTGTGAACATTCCCTACATATTAAGACACTTCTGCTAGATCCTTTACTTGAAAAGCAtgtaaagaattaaataaagcaTTTATTGACTATTTCATATACACTATGCATATGCTAAATGCTTTACTTGAAAAGCATGAAAagaattacttatttaatttccacaatcATCACCACAATGCTATTATtcacccccattttccagatgaagcaactgaggcagagaaaggtaaaagaacttgcccaaggtcaaaatatttataacagcagagccaggactcaaacctgAGTCTAACCAATACCACTCACTGCCTGTACTGCCCCTTCCACAGGAGTAATACATAAATAGCCCCCAAAAAATCCTGGGAAGAAGGTAAAGAAAGCTCACTGGCTAGAACTGTAGCTCTGGATACATTCGGCATACTATGAAGGCAACCTATGGGTCTAAAAGGGGGCAAGAGgctagaaatatttaaagtaatttttcctGTCCAATGATCTTAGCTGCCTGTCCCTTAAAAGTGTTCAATGTTAGTTCCTTTCACCATTCTGCTCCCAAACAGGACAAGTCACACATCAGTAAGAGGATGAAAGGGCTTTCGACCTGGGAGTTATCTTCAGGCAGCAGTAGTAAGGGGGGAAAAGCGACCCTCTGAGTACCTCCTTTGGACTCGCCGTCCTGACTTTGAGCATTCGCCAGCTCCATATCCAGATTTCCAGGCGCCTGCCTATGAAGTTGTCCAGGCACCAGTCATAGGGTTTTCCTTGGCGGCAAAAGAAAATGACACGAATCTACCCACATTCAGATAAATCCATACGGCAGGCACACCACACAACGCAGGCACCACCCGTGCGCCCCAGACACCCCCAGTGTCGTCGCTAGGACTCCCCTTCCCTGACCCGCCCCGTCCGTTCCCGGGGTCCGAGTCGGCGGCGTCCTCGTCTGCCTCCGGGCCCCTGCGCGCTCCCGAGGACACGGGGCCTCTGGTTCAGCGGGGCTTCCTTGCACAAGGAAGGAGCTGTAAGTCTGTTCAGCCTTCCACCCTGGGTATGGCCCCGTCCCCACTGGGTCGCACTTTTCCCTTACCTCCTTTCCTCTTGCTCACTCAGGCCAGGGCCAAGACTTCCCGCCGTCTTTGCCTTCAAACCCGAGCCAGCCGGTCCCAGAGTGCTTTGCGCTCCAGCCGTACAAAGACATGGCGGCGCTCGGGGCCCCTCCCTGATCCCGGCATGCACTGGGGAGTAGGCCCGGCCTTTCTGTGGGGTAGGAAGATGGCGGCCTGTGGCGTGGAGACGCAGATCCTGGTACAATATTTGGTGTTACGAAAGGATCTCTCACAGGCTCCGTTTTCCTGGCCAGCGGGCGCATTGGTAGCACAAGCTTGTCACGCAGCCACCGCAGCCTTACACATTCACCGAGACCACCCGCACACGGCAGCTTACCTCCGGGAGCTGGGGCGCATGCGCAAAGTGGTCCTCGAGGTGAGGCACGgggcggagggggaggggcgcTGAGGTAAAATAGACCGGAAGTGGGTGTGGTCTTGATTCCCGGGCCT comes from the Camelus dromedarius isolate mCamDro1 chromosome 15, mCamDro1.pat, whole genome shotgun sequence genome and includes:
- the PTRHD1 gene encoding putative peptidyl-tRNA hydrolase PTRHD1 codes for the protein MHWGVGPAFLWGRKMAACGVETQILVQYLVLRKDLSQAPFSWPAGALVAQACHAATAALHIHRDHPHTAAYLRELGRMRKVVLEAPDETTLKLLAETLQQKNVDHTLWLEQPENIPTCIALRPYPKEEVNQYLKKFRLFK